The following is a genomic window from Neodiprion pinetum isolate iyNeoPine1 chromosome 3, iyNeoPine1.2, whole genome shotgun sequence.
GATCAAACTCCAATCGGCCTGTCTCAGAGTGCCAGTTTTGTGGCGTAAGAGGACATAtcgcgaagaattgttttaaactcgACCGTCAGTTGAAGACTGCGGAAGATTCATGGCGCAAAAATGTCTCCAAGAGGGCTCCCTCTAATCCGGTTTGGGCAGCGCAACCTTCTGTTCctcagaattcgggaaactagctaccgatgtttcgaaagggcggatatcatcggtttcttccaagttccttAGCCCTATTGCTTCACAGTTCGTGGTTAGAGGCCTGCGTCGTACCGGCCTATATGCTAAAGGTTCCGTTAACGGACTAAGTTGTTTGTGGGTGATAGATACTGGAGCCGAAATTTCCGTTGTTCGTCCTGATATGATTTCGTCTCTTGCTTCAACTAATCCTTCTGTGTCTATTCGCACTGCTACCGGAGCAACTACCCCTGTCGTAGGTAAGATGGTCGTGCAGGTAACAGTAGCGGATTGTGTTCAATCCCCACATGAAGTTCTAGTAGCTGATATAGAAGATGAAGGCATTTTAggcgtagattttctttccgctcaCAACTGCGTCATTTCTACCGGGGATTCGACTCTCTGTTCTGGTTACCGTAAAATCAACCTCGAAACGTCTTGGTTTATTAACTCTTCTGAACAGAAAGAAACCCTCTCGTCTTTGCGCGTTTTAGAACATGTGTCGGACTGTTTAGTCGTTCCTTCTTATCTCACGGAACTCTTTACTAGGTCTTCTAAAGATTTAGATATCGCTCGGACTAACAGTCTCGTTTgcctttttaacgattttaaagagaCTTTTGCTAAAGACTCTGCCGACATCGGGAGATGTACCATAGCTAAGCATTCGATAGATGTAGGGAATAACGCTTCGATTAAACAGGCAGCTAGACGGCTTCCTCTAAACGGTCgcagggaagttgaaaaattagtagaggataTGAGAACAGCAGATGTTATTGAGCCGTCTTCTAGTCCGTGGGCTTCTCCCATTGTCTTggtcaataaaaaagatggttcCAAGAGGTTTTGTATAGATTATAGGAAGTTGAACGAGATCACCAAGAAAGATGCGTATCCGCTTCCTCAGATAGGGGATAcccttgatttaatttctggTGCCCGTTGGTTCTCTACGATTGATTCACAGAGTGGTTATTGGCAAGTTGAAATGAATCCGTTAGACAAAgcgaaaacagcttttgtcacAGGGTTAGGTGGACTTTGGCAATTTAAAGTTATGCCTTTTGGCCTTTGTAATGCACCAGCTACCTTCGAAAGAGCGATGGAATTCGGCCTTCAAGGTCTGACTGGCaagatttgtttagtttatctcGATGACATCATTGTGTTTGGTAAGACTTTTGATGAGGAATTGGAAGATCTTAAGCAGGTTTTTAGTCGTTTATTCCAAGCTGGTCTAAAAATGAGtcccaaaaaatgtcattttttcaaaaaggaagTATCTTTTCTCGGACACGTCGTTTCAGCGGAAGGTGTTAAGACAGATCCttctaaaatagaaaaggtcTTGAATTGGCCTCGTCCCGATTCAAAAGCAAAGGTTCAGAGTTTCTTAGGACTTTGTACTTATTACAGACGTTTCGTTAAGGGCTTTGCTTCTATAGCGAGACCCCTCCATGCTCTTACAGGAATTAAAGTTGTTTTTGATTGGACTTCCGAGTGCGAAGGAGCCTTTGTTctccttaaaaaattattaacttcgACACCGATATTAGCTTATCCCATCTCCGATTCTCAATTCATCGTGGATTCTGACGCTTCTCTCTGTGGTATAGGTGGggttttgtctcaaattcaggataaCCAAGAGCGCGTTATTAGTTATTTCAGTCGGGTCTTGTCTAAACCGGAACGCAATTATTGTGTTACCCGTAGGGAATTATTAGCGATGGTAAAATCTATTTGCCATTTCCATCATTATCTttatggaaggaaatttttgattcggacAGACAATGCTTCCTTAACTTGGCctctttcgttcaaatcaccTGAAGGCCAAGTAGCTCGATGGTTCGAGAGGTTAGGTCAATATGACTTCGAAATTAAACACCGTCCCGGAGTTCTGCATGGTAATGCTGATGCACTTTCTCGTCGTCCGTGCGGGGACGATTGCAAACAGTGCTCTCGTTTAAATAAACAGCTAGATCCCTCGCTTAACGTTCgtcaaatttctctcgttgaaaataaagaagactgGATCATCGCTCAGGGGAAAGATTCAGATCTCCTCCTAGTTCGGAATTGGAAATCCACAGGAGTCAGGCCTCAGTGGGAAGAAACATCTTCTATGAgtcagtctttgaaaatttactgggCGCAGTGGGACTCCTTGTTTCTCCTCGATCAGTTGCTTTATAGGAAATGGGAATCACCTGACTCCAGGTCGGAACGTTGGCAGCTTCTGGTTCCTAGAGAAAAGATagccgagattttgtcaaGCTTTCATGATTCACCTGTCGGTGGCCATTTCGCCTCTAATAAGACTTTAGGTAGGATCAGAGAAAGGTATTTTTGGGCTCACTGCCGAgctgacgttgaaaattggtgcagAACTTGCACGGTTTGTTTAGCCAAGAAGGGACCTCGTGAAAAAGGGaagagctctcttcaaatatataacgtaggagctccatttgaaagagtcGCAATGGACTGAGTGTTTCGGTTCTGCGCTTGAACGAAGTAGTGAGCGTTTGGTCGATCctccgttttttcttttttttttttttttttttttttttagttttccgAAGCAGTAATATTACATACTATACTTGACTTGAAAGTGTATTACAAAATcggtaatatttatttttcttatacatatatatatgttgttACAACGTGCAacataataatttgatttatAGAAAAGcaccattaaaaattttctaaggACTCCCACTAtaaagtgatgaaaatattcacagaTCAGcattataatgtatattgtGTGGATACTGTATATGTGTAAAATTTctgtttgtataattatttgtgtAGTATATTACGATGCATTAATAACTCGTCAGTCAAATGTAAGATAATTACTGCGAATTATGATAAGCGATACTTTTTCTATTCCTGAGCTAGGTGTAAGGCACGAACATTTGAGAATGCTTCAATATTAGATCGAAATGGTTGTTCATCCTCTAGGTGTACTTGGAAAAATCCGAATATCAGAATGCGAACAGTACATATCGAATAATCAGAAGATGCGCGTTAGTTGGCCaagtaatatttttccattacgTGATAAGTatttacttaaaaataaagtcagttatataaaatatttttgtagtCTGGGGGACAAATTTAATCAATGTTACGTTTTACTTTGATTACTTCTTCAAAGAATGATCTTTGTCTAATGTAATTTTAAACGGCAATTGCTAAgcacaataaatatatagacatacatgtacttttttttaaacacatctggtaaaagtgttttattatttgtttaggcaggtattttttttggatttaaaTCGTACATACGACGCATACGCCTTTTCAATTCCTGGGGAAATTTCTCGTAGCATTTCTTGCAAGCGGGTTTTAAGTCAAATGCGAAGAATTTTGTCTTTTGGTTCATCTTTTGGTCACAAAATGCGCAAGCAAAATGATGTACGCACCATGCTTTGTTTAATGCCGTAAAAACATCTCCAGCAATTACTTGGTTGCAAACAAAACATAGGTTTCCAAAGAGCTGGTGATAATGAGTCTCACAGTAAGCAAGGCCCTTTTTCTCGTAGTGACGATGACCTAAAAATGGCTTCTCGCACTTTGCACAAACAAAGTGTTCTACGTGCCAATGTTTTCCCAAGGCAGTGACAACTCTTTCTTCTATCGGACGCCGGCAAGCTCCGCAGATCGGTATTCCGATTTTGTCGTGGCATCTCAGACAATACAGttcattcatttcattagCCGCAAATCCAGGCCCGGACCTAACTTCTCTGGCATCAGCATTCAACTCAATCCCGCAAGCCGTGCAGTTGAAATGGTAGGGATGATATACTTCACCACGGAAACGCAGCGGCTTGTCGTCGATTATTCCATGGCATTGATGGCAGATATGCTTTCCAAGAGCCCCAGCTTTTATTCGAGCGTTACAGGTATGACACAATGCTCTTCCTTGGCATTTCATGAAACCAGTCTCTGCTAGTTCACCGCTACACTCCTCACAACGGAAGCAGCCAGGATGCCAGTTCATTCATGGCTTTGATTACTCGTCCAATGACAAATTCACCACACTTGCCACAGCAAGGGGCGAATAGAACATGAAAATCATGTTCGCAATACTTTCTTCCTTCAAACTCGTAGAAAATACCCTCGGGAAAAGGCCGAAAGCACTGTGCACAAACAAAACATTGCGGATGCGACAATTCTCCGCGAGAATTGACAATCTTCTCGTGCGGCTCGAATCCCTCGCGACAGCGGGAGCAGAACATGTCATCCAGAGACATCCCTGTGACTTTGCCACTCGGTGTAATAATTAATGCTGATTAAGCACAGCTGACTAACGGGCTTCAATATAATCATCATGTGAGTAATGCAATAGAATTGAGTTACATCACACAGCAGAAAAGTATATTCGGCGTCAAACAGTAAAATTGTCAAGCGTATCGAAGGTTAAAAAAACgtcacattattttttatatctctGAGCGGAAATCAAGTTGTTTCTGTTTAATTCTAAAATATGTTTGTATAGTTGACATGTTATTATTCTCTCTGTGACATTTGAGTGGATTTTGAGTGAAAAgaagtatacaaaaaaaatgcaatgatCTCCTCTGACGAGAGCATCACGCGCGGAGCGACGAGCTGCCGGACGCGTTTCGTCGTGCCAGCGCTCTCCTGAACCGGCGTTTCCTCCTGTTTCTCGTCGTTCGGAAGCTGAGGTTCAGGCCCAGCCCCAACTAGCTCTCTTGGCAGAGCTCATCCAGGGAAACCAAGATTTACTGATGCGTCAGAttcagcagcaacaacaacatcaacaacagcaacaacaacatcaacaactgctacaacagcagcaacaagaacagcagAATCTTCTGCTCGAACTCCTCCCGCAACAGCGtcaacaacaagaaatcgTGTCCCAGGCGCTGATCGGGATCCTGCAAGGTGTGCAAAAGCTTCAGGAGCGGCCGCAGGAATTCCCAATACGCCCAGTTCCGTCCCCAGGTAGAAGAACTTTTCTTCCTTCAGTTCCGGTCCCAGCACGGAGGGcctccattcattcaattccgaATCAATCAAGGTTTGACGCTATTTACGGGGGAGGCGAAATTCCCCCTGTTGCTAAAAACTTTCCACCTGCTCATGTCTCGCGACAAGCTCAGGTTAGCTCGTTTTCGCGATTCCAGGATGTTccgtcacgtgatatttcAAAAGTAGTTGAGCCTCCTGTCGCGTCGTCTCATCCTAGCGTAGATATTCCGTCAGAGTTCTtggcctttttaaaatcgcgcggAACTGTCAATGTTCTCCCTCCGCAGACTCAGAGCTCGTTCGTACTCA
Proteins encoded in this region:
- the LOC124213734 gene encoding LOW QUALITY PROTEIN: LIM and senescent cell antigen-like-containing domain protein 1 (The sequence of the model RefSeq protein was modified relative to this genomic sequence to represent the inferred CDS: inserted 2 bases in 1 codon) — translated: MSLDDMFCSRCREGFEPHEKIVNSRGELSHPQCFVCAQCFRPFPEGIFYEFEGRKYCEHDFHVLFAPCCGKCGEFVIGRVIKAMNXNWHPGCFRCEECSGELAETGFMKCQGRALCHTCNARIKAGALGKHICHQCHGIIDDKPLRFRGEVYHPYHFNCTACGIELNADAREVRSGPGFAANEMNELYCLRCHDKIGIPICGACRRPIEERVVTALGKHWHVEHFVCAKCEKPFLGHRHYEKKGLAYCETHYHQLFGNLCFVCNQVIAGDVFTALNKAWCVHHFACAFCDQKMNQKTKFFAFDLKPACKKCYEKFPQELKRRMRRMYDLNPKKIPA